From the Limanda limanda chromosome 2, fLimLim1.1, whole genome shotgun sequence genome, one window contains:
- the LOC133019126 gene encoding LOW QUALITY PROTEIN: prostaglandin D2 receptor 2 (The sequence of the model RefSeq protein was modified relative to this genomic sequence to represent the inferred CDS: substituted 2 bases at 2 genomic stop codons) → MSNATSGVLFCPLLQDMRNHSPNNNSQANMVVVCFHGLVSCLGLLENALILWVLGFRLRHRTVTSVWVLNLALSDFLANLSLPLFASYHYHHHSWELGNPLCKTQASIFFINMFVSAFLLAAISLDRLLLVVKPVWSQNHRSVSGAWKVCGLGWLWAALNTIPYTVFRSVIEKQGGGNLCYHNFALILSSRATLERDCEVRQAATAVSKLLLAFLFPLVVIAGSYVLIGLSLRSRSRRRKQSTTRLTDALIMSNRGRASGATNTTTNIILKPPTSSPTLASTPTTMSATISNQTNRDQLSQSFIKMVTFVITAFVLCWAPYHIFCIIELTAHYWRKNLKVVEVGLPFATTIAFLNPVLNPILYAFSCPHFCVKIQQSLGALFDGLVEEDGGFLVAQGKSIRAHLRRRSSXDVSPATPGSSKGESSPCKXSVIQPAFPLPLESQNLEDNQMDKTSKIMTEQS, encoded by the coding sequence ATGTCAAACGCAACAAGCGGGGTGCTCTTCTGCCCCCTGCTGCAAGACATGCGGAATCACAGCCCCAACAACAACAGCCAGGCCAATATGGTGGTGGTTTGCTTCCACGGTCTGGTCTCCTGCCTTGGGCTTCTGGAGAACGCTCTGATCCTCTGGGTGCTTGGCTTCCGCCTTAGGCACCGCACCGTCACCTCCGTCTGGGTGCTCAACCTAGCCCTGTCTGACTTCCTAGCCAACCTGAGCCTCCCCCTCTTCGCTTCTtaccactaccaccaccacagCTGGGAGCTCGGCAACCCACTCTGCAAGACACAGGCTTCCATCTTCTtcataaacatgtttgtgtcaGCCTTCCTGCTGGCCGCAATTTCACTCGACCGCTTGCTTCTTGTAGTCAAGCCAGTGTGGAGCCAGAATCATCGGTCAGTGTCAGGAGCATGGAAGGTGTGTGGATTAGGTTGGTTATGGGCTGCACTGAATACAATACCGTACACTGTGTTCCGCTCAGTAATTGAGAAACAGGGTGGGGGGAATTTGTGCTATCATAATTTTGCTTTGATTTTATCCTCTCGAGCCACTTTGGAGAGAGACTGCGAAGTGAGACAGGCAGCAACAGCCGTCTCCAAGTTGCTGCTGGCATTCCTCTTTCCCTTGGTGGTGATTGCAGGGAGTTATGTCCTAATAGGTCTCAgcctgaggagcaggagcaggaggaggaagcagagcacCACCAGACTAACTGATGCACTGATCATGTCAAACAGAGGCCGAGCATCAGGagctacaaacacaacaactaaCATCATCCTCAAGCCTCCCACCTCCAGTCCAACTTTAGCTTCGACGCCAACTACCATGTCCGCCACCATCTCTAATCAGACCAATCGGGACCAGCTGTCCCAGAGCTTCATCAAAATGGTGACATTTGTGATCACTGCATTTGTACTGTGCTGGGCTCCCTATCACATCTTCTGCATCATCGAGCTGACGGCACATTACTGGAGGAAGAATCTCAAAGTGGTGGAGGTGGGGCTTCCCTTTGCTACAACCATCGCATTCTTGAATCCGGTGTTGAACCCCATTCTCTACGCCTTCAGCTGTCCACACTTCTGCGTGAAGATACAACAGAGTCTGGGAGCATTGTTTGACGGACTTGTAGAAGAGGACGGAGGGTTCCTAGTCGCTCAAGGGAAGAGCATAAGAGCTCATCTAAGGCGGAGAAGCAGTTGAGATGTGAGCCCTGCCACACCAGGGTCATCAAAGGGGGAATCATCACCCTGTAAATAGTCTGTCATCCAACCTGCCTTCCCTCTGCCTTTGGAGTCTCAAAACCTTGAAGATAATCAAATGGATAAAACTTCAAAAATAATGACGGAGCAAAGCTGA
- the vwa11 gene encoding von Willebrand factor A domain-containing protein 7 has translation MMSVLRVALLGLALLARTTVAFLSDGSGISSHINITGTALLQEVTKACRIVNKEAGHEFKPTGSSAEELVQACLGPTATGQVSGAKFSSALQEIYTQNGLVDRDFVSSAPHHFNSEAFLEGRGLITEGMVAIRANIRKENFQAARETLGRVLHTLQDFYSHSNWVELGHTEPYINLIRPDLPLENLADVHTPTCSDCEKGNCPNSILPSILQEMKLTSGYLGVFYASKPQGKCSHGGASDLTSKQVPRGGINKCERRFDNVALHNTAVNVATSASVQLLENLRLAVGDKEFLRMMGIARSAVVCFVVDTTGSMSDDITEARAVVNEMIDSKKGTQDEPSEYILVPFNDPEFGPMVRTSDPDKMKREIAKLRPHGGGDVPEMCLSGIQLALTGAPSGSHIYVFTDAAAKDIELKDTITALIRRTKSTVTFFMTGSGRRRRRSTAGQAFEQYKNLSLASGGQAILVSKKQLPQATGIIRDTSTSALVTILQRAVNPGKKETFLFMVDESIKNVTIYITEANVFSLTNPAGVTQSNSEASGKLGTIQTVGNLRRIRLNDDHRAGIWNVLIDSLQPYTVKITGQSIITFIYNFVEKFEGPHPGYALLSGRPKAGQPATMLLSVVGRKGPSSLTVGNIGLVTLSGLEAVNVSKMTEMGSGDILVTVDEVPEGEFLVVLTGKDKETKSEFMRQSTTSMSVSKVNIQAVVSSSVEPGKPLELPFSVMTQGPGGIFSIIAKNDRDFPMAYPSSLTLTTGGNINDTLTITPPARTPSGTDVTLTIEARSSTGVDSNYVILRLSVINKITDFVPPVCEEVEVLANDCPEDVSDCGSFHWEYSANITDGNGTGIDSISLRKGNGTLTHTPLDTTIIQAKYNASCCSQIVEFIAVDDVGNVGKCYHSIVRSGGPPASTFSLSLWFCLLVSAFIVRP, from the exons ATGATGTCAGTGCTTCGAGTAGCACTGCTCGGCTTGGCCCTGTTAGCAAGGACCACTGTGGCCTTTCTCTCCGACGGGAGTGGGATTTCCTCTCATATCAACATTACTGGAACGGCTCTGTTGCAAGAAGTGACCAAGGCTTGCCGAATAGTTAACAAGGAAGCCGGACATGAGTTCAAACCCACG GGTTCCTCTGCTGAAGAGCTGGTTCAGGCCTGTCTCGGACCCACAGCGACAGGACAAGTGTCAGGAGCCAAGTTTAGCTCTGCTCTTCAAGAAATCTACACCCAGAATGGACTGGTAGACCGTGACTTTGTCAGCAG TGCTCCACACCACTTCAACTCAGAGGCGTTCCTAGAGGGACGTGGCCTAATCACGGAGGGCATGGTGGCCATTAGGGCGAACATTCGCAAGGAGAACTTCCAGGCTGCCAGAGAAACACTGGGACGCGTCCTTCACACACTACAG GACTTTTACAGCCACAGTAACTGGGTGGAGCTGGGACACACAGAGCCGTACATCAACCTCATACGTCCAGATCTGCCACTTGAAAACCTGGCAG ATGTCCACACTCCGACCTGCAGTGACTGTGAAAAGGGAAATTGTCCCAACTCTATCCTCCCCAGCATCCTACAAGAAATGAAACTCACATCAGGCTACTTGGGAGTCTTCTATGCATCCAAGCCTCAAG GTAAATGTAGTCACGGAGGTGCGAGTGACCTGACCAGCAAACAAGTTCCCCGCGGTGGCATCAACAAATGTGAGCGACGCTTTGACAACGTGGCCCTCCACAATACTGCTGTGAATGTAGCCACATCTGCAAGCGTCCAGCTACTGGAGAACCTCCGCTTAGCTGTCGGGGATAAAGAATTCCTTAG AATGATGGGCATTGCCCGCTCAGCTGTTGTATGCTTTGTTGTTGACACCACCGGCAGTAtgtctgatgacatcactgaagCCAGGGCGGTTGTCAACGAAATGATTGACAGCAAAAAAGGAACACAGGATGAGCCCTCTGAGTACATCCTGGTGCCCTTCAATGACCCTG AGTTTGGACCTATGGTTAGAACATCAGACCCTGATaagatgaaaagagaaatcGCGAAACTCAGACCACATGGAGGGGGCGATGTCCCTGAGATGTGTCTGTCAGGAATTCAG TTGGCTCTGACTGGCGCTCCATCCGGCTCCCACATCTATGTTTTCACTGATGCTGCAGCCAAAGACATCGAACTCAAGGACACAATTACTGCCCTCATCAGGCGCACCAAGTCAACG GTGACATTCTTCATGACTGGCTCTGGTAGAAGGCGCCGTCGCTCCACCGCAGGTCAAGCCTTTGAACAATACAAGAACCTGTCTCTGGCCTCTGGAGGCCAAGCCATCCTGGTGTCTAAGAAACAGCTGCCCCAGGCCACAGGCATCATCCGTGATACATCTACGTCAGCTCTG GTAACTATTCTTCAGAGAGCAGTGAACCCTGGCAAGAAGGAGACCTTCCTCTTCATGGTGGACGAATCTATAAAAAACGTCACCATCTACATCACAGAAGCTAATGTTTTCTCACTGACCAACCCTGCAG GTGTGACTCAGTCCAACTCTGAGGCCAGTGGTAAACTGGGGACAATCCAGACAGTTGGCAACCTGAGGAGGATTCGTCTCAATGATGACCACCGCGCAGGAATCTGGAATGTCCTAATAGACAGCCTGCAACCATATACAGTTAAAATCACAG GTCAGAGTATCATCACGTTTATCTATAACTTTGTGGAAAAGTTCGAGGGGCCTCACCCAGGTTATGCATTGCTGAGTGGGCGTCCAAAAGCAG GCCAGCCTGCCACCATGCTGCTGTCAGTAGTGGGAAGGAAAGGACCTTCCTCCTTGACTGTGGGAAACATTGGCCTGGTAACTCTGTCTGGACTTGAGGCTGTGAACGTcagcaaaatgacagaaatggGCAGTGGAGACATTCTGGTGACTGTTGATGAGGTCCCTGAGGGGGAGTTTTTGGTCGTTCTGActggaaaagacaaagagacaaaaagtgAATTCATGAGGCAGTCCACCACATCGATGTCCGTGTCCAAAGTGAACATCCAG GCTGTGGTGTCCAGCAGCGTGGAGCCAGGAAAACCGTTAGAGCTTCCATTCAGTGTAATGACCCAGGGCCCTGGAGGTATCTTCTCCATCATTGCCAAGAATGACAGAGACTTCCCAATGGCCTACCCAAGCAG CCTCACCTTGACAACCGGAGGAAACATCAATGATACGTTAACCATTACGCCACCAGCCCGCACACCATCAGGCACTGATGTCACTCTGACTATAGAGGCCAGATCATCCACTGGTGTCGACTCCAATTATGTTATTCTCAGATTGTCTGTTATTAACAAG ATTACAGATTTTGTTCCACCTGTGTGTGAAGAGGTTGAGGTGCTCGCTAATGACTGCCCAGAAGATGTGTCTGACTGTGGATCTTTCCATTGGGAGTactctgccaacattactgacGGAAATGGCACTGGGATAGATAGCATATCCCTGCGAAAGGGTAATGGAACCCTAACACATACCCCCCTGGATACTACCATCATCCAAGCAAAATACAatgcctcctgctgctcacagATCGTTGAGTTCATAGCTGTAGATGACGTTGGCAATGTGGGGAAGTGCTATCACTCAATTGTTCGTTCTGGTGGCCCGCCTGCTTCAACTTTCTCACTGTCACTGTGGTTTTGTCTGCTTGTTTCTGCCTTTATAGTGAGACCCTAA